One Setaria italica strain Yugu1 chromosome I, Setaria_italica_v2.0, whole genome shotgun sequence DNA window includes the following coding sequences:
- the LOC101767088 gene encoding transcription factor MYB13, which yields MEGQFGWGREEGGWRKGPWTAQEDKLLVEYVRQHGEGRWNSVAKLTGLKRSGKSCRLRWVNYLRPDLKRGKITPQEESVILELHALWGNRWSTIARSLPGRTDNEIKNYWRTHFKKGKPSKNIERARARFLKQRREMQSQLLLQQQGQDQQHHQQQRQAGNDHDDEAVVREEASSPAVSLAAQQHEEDLRMLQQDMDDLLFQFCPMIASCTSSSCGLLPGAATASASATASDEGSSGDHQLDGAAATWGWGSLWNLDDVVDDIVDGGWDWDTSSYPLLQDQGLAFY from the exons ATGGAAGGGCAGTTTGGATGGggcagagaggagggagggtggAGGAAGGGGCCATGGACGGCGCAGGAGGACAAGCTGCTGGTCGAGTACGTCAGGCAGCATGGCGAAGGGAGGTGGAATTCTGTCGCCAAGCTGACCG GTCTGAAGCGAAGCGGCAAGAGCTGCAGGCTCCGGTGGGTGAACTACCTGAGGCCTGACCTCAAGAGAGGCAAGATCACGCCGCAGGAGGAGAGCGTCATACTCGAGCTGCACGCCCTCTGGGGAAACAG ATGGTCGACGATCGCGCGCAGCCTGCCGGGGCGGAcggacaacgagatcaagaactactgGCGGACGCATTTCAAGAAGGGCAAGCCGTCCAAGAACATcgagcgcgcgcgggcgcggttCCTCAAGCAGCGCCGCGAGATGCAgagccagctgctgctgcagcagcagggacaggaccagcagcaccaccagcagcagagGCAGGCCGGCAACGACCACGACGACGAAGCCGTCGTCAGGGAAgaggcgtcgtcgccggccgtctcgctggcggcgcagcagcacgAGGAGGACCTGCGGATGCTGCAGCAGGACATGGACGACCTGCTGTTCCAGTTCTGCCCCATGATAGCCTcctgcacctcctcctcctgcggcctcctccccggcgcTGCCACCGCCAGCGCTTCAGCGACGGCGAGCGACGAGGGGTCCAGCGGGGATCACCAgctcgacggcgccgccgccacgtggGGATGGGGCAGCCTGTGGAACCTCGACGACGTGGTGGATGACATCGTCGACGGCGGTTGGGACTGGGACACCAGCAGCTACCCTTTGCTGCAGGATCAAGGGCTCGCTTTCTACTAG